The following proteins are encoded in a genomic region of Lactiplantibacillus plantarum:
- a CDS encoding HAD family hydrolase gives MPKYLVFMDIDGTLLTDHQYVSERTRATIERFQKQDVLFYIATGRMYELAKIVRDKVNADVRLVTSNGAVFDGAQGRELTKLGGAAVELAYLIARRDNLPMMLFTPDMAYYTEQIPRFVARNAANFDADEVSIGYEEVKSFTQLATIEDQITNGVILSREDMSRLDSAREKLTNSKLLRLSSSNPNNIEMIPLNTDKGTAVKQIQREQHVDAAHTFVFGDGLNDVGMMAEADLSVAMGNALPQVKKVANYVTDMNYNDGLALFLEKYFAAHPLSTTK, from the coding sequence ATGCCAAAATATTTAGTCTTTATGGACATTGACGGAACATTATTAACGGATCACCAATATGTCTCGGAGCGAACTCGAGCGACGATTGAACGGTTTCAGAAGCAGGACGTGTTATTTTACATCGCTACGGGGCGCATGTACGAACTGGCGAAGATTGTTCGAGACAAAGTAAACGCTGACGTTCGTTTGGTGACGTCTAACGGGGCGGTGTTCGATGGTGCCCAGGGCCGTGAGCTAACCAAACTCGGGGGTGCTGCGGTTGAGCTTGCCTATCTGATTGCACGTCGTGATAACTTACCAATGATGTTGTTCACGCCAGACATGGCCTACTATACGGAACAAATCCCACGGTTCGTTGCTCGTAATGCGGCTAACTTTGATGCGGATGAAGTCTCGATTGGCTATGAAGAAGTGAAGAGCTTTACGCAATTAGCCACGATTGAGGACCAGATTACGAACGGCGTCATTCTCAGTCGTGAAGACATGTCACGGCTGGATTCTGCCCGCGAAAAGCTCACTAATAGTAAATTGTTGCGACTTTCATCATCGAACCCGAATAATATTGAGATGATTCCTCTGAATACGGATAAGGGGACGGCGGTCAAACAAATTCAACGTGAGCAACATGTCGATGCCGCCCACACGTTTGTCTTTGGGGATGGTTTGAATGACGTTGGGATGATGGCAGAAGCTGACTTATCGGTGGCAATGGGCAACGCCTTGCCACAAGTTAAGAAAGTTGCGAACTATGTAACTGATATGAATTATAATGATGGTTTGGCACTATTCTTAGAAAAATACTTTGCGGCCCACCCATTATCAACGACTAAGTAA
- a CDS encoding ketopantoate reductase family protein gives MHFTVLGAGAMGLRYGVLLQEAGNQVDFVDTWQANVDQIHRQGGVYVSRDHQNRHLVPVKVSTPEDYHDDPDVWVVFTKQMQLADFLTRTAHAFNGRQYVLTCMNGMGHVEKLLHYFKPEKLLAGTALVATVLNGPGDVDFIGARGAGTMNLANYTEHPDEMTHRIVTELDKCQFHPNLTTNFRGTLLAKVVFNSVVNTLCTLFEITMGEFAAYPGADELSRQLIDEAYDVCERDGVTMLNTRAEELASVNYVSKVANPLHYPSMYQDMSHNRPTEVDYINGYLVKLGQKYHYQAKTHAFLTHLVHLAETTRQTSATTEHTTEQNAQNATEQASQQASA, from the coding sequence ATGCATTTTACAGTACTCGGCGCAGGCGCCATGGGATTACGTTACGGTGTGTTATTACAAGAAGCAGGCAATCAAGTTGATTTTGTGGATACTTGGCAAGCAAATGTTGATCAAATTCATCGTCAAGGTGGCGTCTACGTGTCGCGCGATCACCAGAATCGACACTTAGTTCCCGTCAAAGTCTCAACTCCCGAAGATTATCACGATGATCCCGACGTGTGGGTCGTATTTACTAAACAGATGCAACTTGCTGATTTTTTGACTCGGACGGCCCACGCTTTTAATGGTCGCCAGTACGTGCTCACTTGCATGAATGGGATGGGTCACGTTGAAAAATTATTACACTACTTCAAACCCGAAAAATTATTAGCTGGGACCGCACTAGTCGCTACGGTCTTAAACGGCCCTGGTGATGTCGACTTCATTGGAGCTCGCGGCGCCGGCACCATGAATCTCGCCAATTATACGGAACACCCTGACGAAATGACCCACCGAATCGTGACAGAATTAGATAAATGCCAATTCCACCCTAATTTAACAACGAACTTCCGCGGCACCTTGCTGGCTAAAGTCGTCTTCAACTCAGTGGTCAACACCCTCTGTACCCTCTTTGAAATTACGATGGGCGAATTCGCGGCCTATCCAGGGGCTGATGAGCTGAGTCGTCAATTGATCGATGAAGCCTATGATGTCTGTGAGCGTGATGGTGTCACCATGTTGAATACCCGCGCGGAAGAGCTCGCCTCTGTCAACTACGTCAGCAAAGTGGCTAATCCCCTCCACTACCCATCGATGTATCAAGATATGTCTCATAATCGGCCAACTGAAGTCGACTATATCAATGGCTACCTCGTCAAGCTCGGCCAAAAGTACCATTACCAAGCAAAAACGCACGCGTTTCTGACCCATCTGGTTCACTTAGCCGAAACCACCCGCCAAACCAGTGCCACAACTGAACACACTACTGAACAAAATGCTCAGAACGCGACCGAACAGGCTAGTCAACAAGCAAGTGCGTAA
- a CDS encoding phosphoglycerate dehydrogenase — protein sequence MPMVLMAQATKPEQLQQLQTTYPDWTFKDAAAVTAADYDQIEVMYGNHPLLKTILARPTNQLKFVQVISAGVDYLPLKALQAAGVVVANTSGIHADAISESVLAAMLSVVRGYHAAWLNQRGARQWALPMTTSTLTGQQLLIYGTGQIGQSLAAKASALGMHVIGVNTTGHPADHFHETVAFTATADALATANFIVNALPLTPTTHHLFSTELFQQTKQQPMLINIGRGPAVDTTALMTALDHHQLSMAALDVTEPEPLPTDHPLWQRDDVLITPHISGQIAHFRATVFPIFAANFAQFVKDGTLVRNQVDLNRGY from the coding sequence ATGCCAATGGTATTGATGGCTCAAGCAACCAAACCTGAACAGCTGCAACAGTTACAAACCACTTATCCGGACTGGACGTTCAAGGATGCGGCGGCGGTCACGGCGGCCGATTACGACCAAATTGAAGTCATGTATGGTAATCATCCGTTATTAAAGACGATCCTAGCGCGGCCAACCAATCAGTTAAAGTTTGTACAGGTCATTTCAGCTGGCGTCGATTATTTGCCATTAAAGGCATTGCAAGCGGCCGGGGTGGTGGTTGCGAACACGAGTGGTATTCACGCCGATGCGATTAGTGAATCGGTCTTAGCCGCGATGTTAAGCGTAGTCCGGGGGTACCATGCGGCCTGGCTGAATCAGCGCGGGGCACGGCAATGGGCCTTGCCAATGACGACATCTACCTTGACCGGGCAACAGTTGTTGATATATGGCACGGGCCAAATTGGGCAATCGTTAGCGGCTAAGGCTAGTGCGTTAGGCATGCACGTGATTGGGGTCAATACGACCGGTCACCCCGCTGATCATTTTCATGAAACAGTGGCATTTACCGCGACGGCTGACGCGTTAGCAACGGCTAACTTTATTGTCAACGCTTTGCCATTAACGCCAACAACGCATCATTTGTTTAGTACTGAATTATTTCAGCAGACCAAACAGCAACCGATGTTGATTAATATTGGGCGTGGTCCGGCGGTTGATACTACAGCGTTAATGACCGCCCTGGATCATCATCAACTCAGTATGGCAGCGTTGGACGTTACTGAACCAGAGCCATTACCGACGGACCACCCGTTGTGGCAACGAGATGACGTGCTGATTACGCCACATATTTCAGGTCAAATTGCCCACTTTCGGGCGACCGTTTTTCCAATCTTTGCGGCGAACTTTGCACAGTTTGTCAAAGATGGCACGCTGGTACGTAACCAAGTGGATCTGAATCGTGGTTATTAA
- a CDS encoding flavodoxin codes for MATAKVIFATITGNNEDVADIITEKFEKLGVDVAKEEISQADATEFNDVDICVVVPYTYDEGALPEEGLDFYEDLQDLDLTGKIYGCAGSGDTFYDDDYCRAVTDFSNALKKAGATQGAKDVFVNLAPEADDVKALDAFTEQLVAKVQ; via the coding sequence ATGGCTACTGCGAAAGTTATTTTTGCTACCATTACCGGTAACAACGAAGACGTTGCCGATATTATTACTGAAAAATTCGAAAAACTTGGGGTCGATGTTGCCAAAGAAGAAATCTCGCAAGCCGACGCAACTGAATTCAACGATGTTGATATTTGTGTTGTCGTCCCTTACACCTACGATGAGGGCGCCCTCCCTGAAGAGGGACTCGACTTCTACGAGGACTTACAGGATTTGGATTTAACCGGTAAGATTTACGGCTGTGCCGGCTCTGGCGATACTTTCTATGATGATGATTATTGCCGTGCCGTCACCGATTTCAGTAACGCGTTAAAGAAGGCTGGAGCTACTCAGGGTGCCAAGGACGTGTTCGTTAACCTTGCACCAGAAGCTGATGATGTAAAAGCCCTGGATGCATTTACTGAACAACTCGTTGCTAAAGTTCAGTAA
- a CDS encoding DMT family transporter gives MQVSREFKGIFLASISATFWGISGAVAQTLFDTTDINSIWLTGIRMLGAGIALLLVSLLTHVDLWSIWRQPRDLLQIVAYTLLGLMPVQFTYFLAVEASNAATGTILQFMGPVFIALWMLVAHRQLPTRAEGLAIICALLGSFLLVTHGNPQTLVISVWALIWGLLSGVSSATNTLLPTKLLTKYDPMTVNTWSMLLGGILFNIVQPVWSIHIPLTMLNISKLTFVVLFGTLLAFLFFLQSLQYIRPTVVSLLDAFEPLSATIIAVVLLGVSFGWLDILGSVLIISTVFILAIGQGPNDRTAENFKQP, from the coding sequence GTGCAAGTCAGTCGGGAATTCAAAGGTATCTTTCTTGCTAGTATCAGTGCGACCTTCTGGGGGATTTCCGGAGCCGTCGCACAAACACTTTTTGATACGACCGATATTAATTCTATTTGGTTAACGGGAATTCGCATGCTGGGTGCCGGAATCGCACTATTACTGGTCAGTTTGCTGACCCATGTTGATTTGTGGTCGATTTGGCGTCAACCCCGCGATCTCCTACAGATCGTGGCCTACACACTATTGGGTCTAATGCCGGTTCAGTTCACCTACTTTTTAGCAGTTGAAGCTAGTAACGCGGCGACCGGAACAATTCTACAATTCATGGGACCCGTGTTCATTGCTCTGTGGATGCTAGTCGCTCATCGGCAATTGCCGACCCGTGCAGAAGGCCTTGCAATTATTTGTGCACTACTGGGCTCATTCTTGCTCGTGACTCACGGCAACCCTCAGACCCTAGTCATCTCCGTCTGGGCGTTGATCTGGGGACTCTTATCGGGGGTCTCGTCCGCTACGAATACCTTGCTACCAACCAAACTACTTACTAAGTACGACCCAATGACCGTCAACACCTGGTCAATGTTGTTAGGGGGTATCTTGTTTAACATCGTTCAGCCAGTCTGGTCAATCCATATTCCACTGACTATGCTTAATATCAGCAAGTTGACCTTTGTTGTGCTGTTTGGAACATTGTTAGCTTTCCTATTCTTCTTGCAAAGTTTGCAATATATCCGGCCAACCGTTGTCAGTCTACTAGACGCTTTTGAACCTTTATCCGCAACCATCATTGCGGTGGTTCTACTCGGTGTCAGCTTCGGTTGGCTCGACATTCTGGGCAGTGTCCTGATTATTAGTACCGTCTTTATTTTGGCTATTGGGCAGGGTCCCAATGATCGCACGGCAGAGAATTTCAAGCAACCATAA
- a CDS encoding glycosyltransferase family 2 protein, which produces MSAPLFSVVVPAYNQHKFIDSCLTSLQRQTLTDFEVFVVDDCSTDDTGEQIAALIKGDDRFHVITHAHNRGVSAARNSGMAAAKGKYLCFVDGDDWVEPDFLATFLAAYRSAPDTQLVVCGHYGYLAVPSPAKTYNQKDLIANINFGTVGGFSWNKAFIRSIITTHHLKFNEDIDFLEDQLFAFRYANYVQSSEYVPDRTYHYRWRFRSNLAHIGIPFFTARRKMMKILKQENKQVLNEDWNNQ; this is translated from the coding sequence GTGTCAGCACCCCTTTTTTCAGTGGTTGTACCAGCTTACAACCAGCACAAATTTATAGATAGCTGCTTGACTAGTCTACAACGCCAAACCTTGACAGACTTTGAAGTCTTCGTGGTTGATGATTGTTCGACTGATGACACTGGTGAACAGATTGCCGCGTTAATCAAAGGCGACGACCGGTTCCACGTGATCACTCACGCCCATAACCGGGGCGTCTCCGCAGCTCGTAACTCCGGTATGGCTGCTGCTAAGGGTAAGTACCTTTGCTTTGTCGATGGCGACGATTGGGTCGAACCAGACTTTCTGGCAACCTTCCTAGCCGCCTACCGGTCAGCACCCGATACCCAGCTCGTTGTATGCGGTCACTACGGTTACTTAGCCGTTCCGAGTCCTGCCAAAACATACAACCAAAAAGACTTGATTGCCAACATCAACTTTGGCACGGTTGGCGGTTTTTCGTGGAATAAAGCATTCATTCGCAGTATTATTACCACGCACCACCTCAAGTTCAACGAAGATATTGATTTTCTTGAAGACCAGTTGTTTGCCTTTCGTTACGCTAACTACGTACAGTCCTCCGAATACGTACCGGACCGGACTTACCATTACCGTTGGCGTTTTCGAAGCAACCTTGCTCACATTGGAATTCCATTCTTCACCGCTCGTCGTAAGATGATGAAGATTCTCAAGCAGGAAAACAAGCAAGTTTTGAACGAAGATTGGAATAATCAGTAG
- a CDS encoding bacterial Ig-like domain-containing protein, producing the protein MKCLVTLALIGTLMPVQAAEEQYTDEIVNQSDDEHANSDQVSVPVTDQVDSETPVPSDEHTATLDTHPNQSTTDDSEQPVSADEQSQDIDTDSTAKVLSSQHKTETINERGSGDLAGVIRNPERPHLTDGYRNDDMEDDDSMAGIWGAGYNADGIKWHFDADSGVLVLDGGDIYDCYGDSPWQSKSWVLQIVKVVISKPIRIIGDSGGFFENLTNVEHYEGLEKIDVSSATDLRYFFSENTHVKELDLSSWQVGNVTDMSCLFFNSPGTSQLTTINISGWDTRRVSEADYMFGPNEKLTRIIGIENLNFESLKEAGGLFIKTGLSELDLSKWKTDSLDNMAAWFMDMHNLTSVKFGSQFKTDQVTWIHLLFSGCSNLTEVDLSGFNLHRVEQNLDMFAGCERLQKITLGPDTDLTPAKIESVGLMDIEANDQYTGYWINVANPQQRLTSAELMNLYSGKNTPIGTYIWEANQAVIDANDITLEVGDDWNWTDSIESLTDQFGQKVDVQALYVANPQAVKLSGDRVNTSQPGTYQVTFKYAGKTVTALVIVKADQTSLTVHDTELHAGGTWHAQDGFDGATDKDGHAIDFNDVTITGEVNTMVPGDYQITYTYGSQTQTITVTVKENQASLNLYQNHATVHTDGQGTSTWQPQSNFQNATDSDGQTLDWSAIEVVGTPDWTTAGDYRLTYQFTDKTGQLVTATMTVTVVIEEADEQAESQSDLQIHDSTITVGESWQPSDNLVLATDVNGGELSLADLVVTGTVDTNQAGVYQVTYQYTDASGQVFTRVATVTVVAASDGDTNTEQPGATNTNDDVNGGSTGSIDGDDQAEIPTDDADQMEGDAADVDANAVIDDATPAVGTNHGKGADRNSGMQTTANGAKSVVTSWPHRSQTSNTVSSQHAQTIVAGHHQESRPTESASVAVQPATAKLGTSALPQTGEAPSRANVMGTVLLGLTMFGSWLGFRRVKRH; encoded by the coding sequence ATGAAATGTCTGGTAACTTTGGCGTTGATTGGCACTTTGATGCCAGTGCAGGCCGCTGAAGAACAGTATACTGATGAGATTGTCAATCAATCTGATGATGAGCATGCGAATTCTGATCAGGTCAGTGTACCGGTCACGGATCAAGTTGACAGTGAGACCCCCGTTCCGTCAGACGAACATACTGCAACACTTGATACGCATCCGAACCAATCGACAACTGATGATTCTGAACAGCCAGTTAGTGCCGACGAGCAGTCGCAAGATATTGACACGGATAGTACTGCAAAAGTCTTGTCGTCGCAGCATAAAACAGAAACCATCAATGAGCGGGGAAGCGGTGATTTGGCTGGCGTGATTCGAAATCCAGAACGCCCACATCTCACGGATGGTTATCGCAACGATGATATGGAAGACGATGACTCGATGGCCGGCATCTGGGGTGCTGGTTACAACGCCGATGGCATTAAATGGCATTTTGACGCGGATTCTGGTGTGTTAGTGTTGGACGGTGGCGATATTTACGATTGCTATGGGGATAGTCCGTGGCAATCAAAATCGTGGGTGTTACAAATAGTTAAAGTTGTGATTTCAAAGCCAATTCGCATTATAGGTGATAGTGGGGGCTTCTTTGAAAATTTGACGAATGTTGAACACTATGAAGGGCTTGAAAAAATTGATGTTAGTTCTGCGACGGATTTAAGATATTTCTTTTCAGAAAATACGCATGTTAAGGAGCTAGATTTGAGCAGCTGGCAGGTGGGAAATGTGACTGATATGTCTTGCCTGTTTTTCAATTCTCCAGGGACTAGCCAACTAACGACAATCAATATTTCAGGGTGGGACACTCGTCGAGTAAGTGAAGCGGACTACATGTTTGGTCCCAATGAAAAGTTAACTCGTATTATTGGTATCGAGAATTTGAACTTTGAAAGCCTAAAAGAAGCAGGCGGTTTGTTTATCAAAACGGGGTTGTCGGAGCTAGACTTATCCAAATGGAAGACTGATAGCCTTGACAATATGGCTGCTTGGTTTATGGACATGCACAACTTAACCAGTGTTAAATTCGGGTCTCAGTTCAAAACAGATCAGGTTACTTGGATTCATTTGCTATTTTCAGGATGTTCCAATTTAACTGAGGTGGATCTATCTGGTTTTAATTTGCATCGCGTTGAACAAAATCTCGACATGTTTGCGGGATGTGAGCGTCTACAAAAAATTACACTTGGTCCGGATACTGATTTGACGCCAGCCAAAATCGAGTCGGTTGGGCTAATGGACATTGAAGCTAATGACCAATATACCGGTTACTGGATAAATGTAGCCAATCCCCAGCAACGGTTAACTAGTGCTGAACTGATGAATCTGTATTCAGGAAAAAATACGCCGATTGGAACCTACATCTGGGAAGCAAACCAAGCAGTTATCGATGCCAACGACATTACCCTGGAAGTTGGCGATGATTGGAACTGGACGGACAGTATCGAGAGTTTAACCGACCAATTTGGTCAAAAAGTCGATGTTCAGGCCCTCTATGTGGCTAATCCCCAGGCTGTGAAACTATCGGGTGACCGAGTAAATACAAGTCAGCCGGGTACTTACCAGGTCACTTTCAAGTATGCAGGTAAGACGGTCACTGCTTTGGTGATCGTGAAAGCTGACCAGACAAGTTTGACTGTCCATGATACAGAGTTACACGCTGGTGGCACTTGGCATGCGCAGGACGGTTTTGACGGGGCGACGGATAAAGACGGTCACGCCATCGACTTTAACGATGTGACGATAACAGGTGAAGTGAACACCATGGTTCCGGGTGATTACCAGATTACTTACACGTATGGTAGTCAGACGCAGACGATTACTGTAACTGTTAAGGAAAACCAAGCCAGTTTGAACTTATATCAAAACCACGCAACGGTGCATACGGATGGGCAGGGAACCAGTACTTGGCAGCCCCAAAGCAATTTTCAGAATGCCACTGATAGTGATGGTCAAACGTTAGACTGGTCGGCCATTGAGGTCGTTGGAACGCCAGATTGGACTACAGCCGGGGACTATCGGTTGACGTATCAATTTACTGACAAGACTGGTCAGTTGGTGACGGCAACGATGACGGTAACGGTGGTTATCGAGGAGGCCGACGAACAGGCGGAATCCCAAAGCGATTTACAGATTCATGATTCAACTATTACTGTCGGTGAGTCGTGGCAACCAAGCGATAATTTAGTCTTGGCTACGGATGTTAATGGCGGTGAATTGTCGCTTGCTGACCTAGTCGTAACTGGCACGGTCGATACTAATCAAGCCGGTGTTTACCAGGTGACTTATCAGTATACGGATGCGAGTGGTCAAGTTTTCACTCGCGTGGCAACAGTCACGGTCGTTGCGGCGAGCGATGGCGATACGAATACTGAACAGCCAGGCGCTACCAATACCAATGACGATGTGAACGGCGGCTCGACTGGAAGTATCGATGGTGATGATCAAGCAGAAATACCTACGGATGATGCTGACCAGATGGAGGGTGATGCGGCTGACGTTGATGCAAATGCAGTTATTGATGACGCAACACCCGCGGTTGGCACGAATCATGGAAAGGGTGCGGATCGTAATTCTGGCATGCAAACGACGGCTAATGGGGCTAAATCAGTAGTCACTTCATGGCCGCATCGGAGCCAGACGTCCAACACAGTTAGTTCACAACACGCGCAAACTATCGTTGCCGGTCATCATCAAGAATCACGGCCGACTGAATCAGCTTCGGTAGCTGTTCAGCCCGCAACGGCCAAACTCGGCACATCGGCTTTACCGCAAACTGGTGAAGCGCCAAGTCGTGCAAATGTGATGGGAACAGTGCTATTGGGGTTGACCATGTTCGGTAGTTGGCTCGGATTTCGGCGTGTGAAACGCCATTAA
- a CDS encoding histidine phosphatase family protein, with protein MATIHLYLVRHGQTKLNAAGRLQGIYDSELTHTGVRSAQRLARMLADVHFDAAYVSDLGRAQQTSRIITALHPEIKKPTIDVGLREFNFGGLEGTRNMWIVKQVQKQLGIGTFVKLMLSRERFATLLWVFNSLDQTRGAETLVGVTDRISSALRRICLYESQDSQHDKNILIVSHGLVLSAFLYQISPRELPTRLLKNTSVSRVDYQNRQFKLIDINITPKKRA; from the coding sequence ATGGCTACGATTCACTTATACTTAGTCCGTCATGGACAAACCAAGCTCAACGCGGCCGGCCGTTTACAAGGCATCTATGATTCGGAACTCACACATACCGGTGTGCGCTCCGCTCAACGGTTAGCCCGCATGCTAGCAGATGTTCATTTCGACGCTGCTTACGTCAGTGACTTGGGCCGAGCACAACAAACGAGTCGCATTATCACCGCACTCCATCCTGAAATAAAAAAGCCGACGATTGACGTCGGCTTACGCGAATTTAACTTCGGTGGGCTTGAAGGTACCAGAAACATGTGGATCGTCAAGCAAGTCCAAAAACAATTGGGCATTGGAACGTTTGTTAAGTTGATGTTGAGTCGTGAACGCTTCGCCACCCTACTATGGGTCTTTAACTCCCTCGACCAGACTCGTGGCGCCGAGACTTTGGTCGGTGTCACGGATCGAATCAGTAGCGCGCTACGACGAATCTGTTTGTATGAATCTCAGGATAGTCAGCATGACAAGAATATTCTTATCGTTTCTCACGGGCTGGTTCTCAGTGCATTCCTATACCAAATCAGCCCCCGTGAGCTTCCCACCCGACTCCTGAAAAATACAAGTGTTAGTCGCGTGGACTACCAAAATCGGCAATTCAAGTTGATCGACATTAATATCACCCCTAAGAAGCGGGCCTAG
- a CDS encoding GntR family transcriptional regulator, whose translation MYRDIATKLVAAIQDGIFTVKLPTEAQLMERYQASRNTIRKAIDLVYQQGLLRRVQGSGYYITNIQLQHKTVVNLSARSLFNSHVHPRTLTSKILTFDTIHGDSALSRKLNIPVDEELYRIIRLRYWHDQLYCLEKAYYLRSVVPYLSTEAVNTSIWDFINEAYGIGIANSDDYLSLTNLNKEEAELMNLAQGATHLALDSCNYYKNNGLLDFSHTIFVYPDLALYFHTTNLANN comes from the coding sequence ATGTATCGTGACATTGCAACCAAACTCGTTGCCGCCATTCAAGACGGCATTTTTACCGTCAAACTCCCCACGGAAGCCCAATTAATGGAACGTTACCAAGCTAGCCGCAACACCATTCGCAAAGCGATTGACTTGGTGTACCAGCAGGGGCTCCTGCGTCGGGTTCAAGGCAGTGGCTATTATATTACTAATATTCAGCTTCAACATAAAACGGTAGTGAATCTGTCAGCACGCTCACTCTTCAATAGTCATGTCCACCCACGGACTTTAACTTCGAAGATTCTGACTTTTGATACGATCCACGGCGATAGTGCCCTGAGCCGCAAACTCAACATTCCCGTCGACGAAGAACTGTATCGTATCATTCGCCTCCGCTACTGGCACGACCAACTGTATTGTTTGGAAAAGGCCTACTACTTACGCTCTGTCGTCCCCTATCTATCGACCGAAGCTGTCAATACGTCAATTTGGGACTTCATCAACGAAGCTTACGGCATCGGGATTGCTAACAGTGATGATTATCTTTCACTCACCAATCTTAACAAGGAAGAGGCCGAACTAATGAATTTGGCACAGGGCGCAACTCACTTGGCCTTGGATTCTTGTAACTATTATAAGAATAATGGCTTACTAGATTTTTCTCACACCATCTTTGTTTATCCCGACCTCGCATTGTATTTTCATACGACAAATCTTGCAAATAATTAA
- a CDS encoding NADPH-dependent F420 reductase: MEITIFGKGNMGQAIGHNFEIAGHEVTYYGSKDQATTLGEIVIMAVPYPALAALAKQYATQLKGKIVVDITNPLNFDTWDDLVVPADSSAAQELQQQLPDSQVLKAFNTTFAATLQSGQVNGKEPTTVLVAGNDDSAKQRFTRALADSPLEVKDAGKLKRARELEAMGFMQMTLAASEQIGWTGGFAVVK; this comes from the coding sequence ATGGAAATCACAATTTTTGGTAAGGGCAACATGGGGCAAGCAATTGGTCATAATTTTGAAATCGCTGGGCACGAGGTCACTTATTATGGTTCCAAGGACCAAGCCACAACGCTCGGTGAAATCGTGATCATGGCGGTACCTTATCCCGCTTTAGCTGCGCTGGCTAAACAGTACGCGACTCAGTTGAAGGGCAAAATCGTCGTTGATATCACGAACCCCTTGAATTTTGACACGTGGGATGACTTGGTTGTTCCAGCTGATAGTTCGGCTGCCCAAGAATTACAGCAGCAACTACCAGATAGTCAGGTGCTCAAGGCTTTCAATACGACTTTTGCGGCGACGCTTCAGAGTGGGCAGGTCAATGGTAAGGAACCAACAACCGTGTTAGTTGCTGGTAATGACGATAGCGCCAAGCAACGCTTCACCCGCGCCTTGGCTGACAGTCCGTTAGAAGTGAAGGATGCAGGTAAGTTAAAGCGGGCCCGTGAGCTTGAAGCGATGGGGTTTATGCAAATGACATTAGCAGCCAGTGAACAAATCGGCTGGACCGGTGGCTTTGCGGTTGTTAAATAA